The genomic window TGCGCAAGCAGGTTGTAGGTTAGCGGATCATGGGTTGAATCATTTTGTTTATGAAGCGGCCACCACTGAGGAGTTAGATGATATCCTACAGAAAGCACAACAAGGTTTTTGTGCATTTTCTCAGTTGGAAAAAAATCAATTTATTACAGCAATTCAGCTTCACTTGATGCGAGTCTATCTGGAACAAGGTTGGACGATGCAGATGCATTTGAACGCCTTTCGTGATGACTCAAGAAGACTAAAAGCTGAAATTGGTGCAAATGTTGGCGGAGACTCAATGGGCGATCAGCCGGCTTTAACAGCGAATGTGGTCAAACTGCTGGCAGTTGCGGAAGAAGGAAGCGGTGTGCCTAAGTTGATTTTGTATTCCCTAAATCCCAATGACTGGCTACCGCTGATTACTGCCGCACAAAGCTTTCAAGGAGGCGGTATGCAGCAGCGCATCCAGTTGGGGTGCGCGTGGTGGTTCAATGATACGTGTGAAGGAATGCGGGAACAATTGACAACAGTAGCGCAGCAAAGCTTGCTGGCGAACTTTACGGGAATGCTGACAGATTCCCGCAGCTTTTTAAGCTATCCAAGGCATGAGTACTTCAGAAGAGTTCTTTGTCAGTTGGTGGGAGAATGGGTGGAACAGGGCCGTTTACCAGAAGATGAGGCTTATCTCGGACAGATCATTGAAGATATTTGCTACAACAATGCAAAAAACTATTTTGGATTTTTCGACGAGTAGCATAAATAGGTGGAATAGTAACGACGAGCGTAGGATGTAACTTAAGTCCTACGCTCTATCTATGCAGAAACCTGCATAAACATTTCTGTTCCAACCTATTGCTTAAATGAAATCGGAAAGCAATTCGGCTTTTGCAGTTCTATTGTTACGAAATCTTTGAAGTATACGAAAAAGAACCACTGTTTGGTCGTGTTTAGCGTGTGACCAAATGTTCATTTGGCTATTGTCACATACTGTGCTTATTCACTGGATTTTAGAACCTTGAGTGAAAAAATCAGGAAACGTCTGAATAATTTTATCCTGCTCTTCGATGATCATATGGAGATGCATTGAGCTCAGAAAGCTGACCTCATTCAGCTTCTGTTTCATGATTGCCTGTAGCAGCTGCTCATGCTCTTCGATAATCCGCTCCCAACGAAGCTCGCTGACGTTCAAACGCAACCAGCGAAAACGATCCAGATGTGTAGAGAAGCTTTCCAACCACTCCCAAACTTCTGCTTTTCCGGCAATATCAAAGCAAGTTTTATGAAAGACATTATCTAAATGAAAGAATTTTCGTAAGTCCCTATTTTCAGCAGCAATCCGTGTGTCCTCGATGACATTCTCTAAAACCTGCCCCGCTTTTTCTGTCATACGAGCACTACATTCTACCAATACGGCTTTTTCTAATAACTTTCGACTGAAAGAAGCATGGGAAGCTGTTTCGATGTCTATTTTTGAGACGTAGGTCCCTGATTGCGGAACGGTATAGACTAGCTCTTGATTCCTTAATTGGATCAGCGCTTCACGAATAGGCGTTCGTCCAATATGAAGAGCATCCTCCAAGGCTTTTTCAGATATCTTACTTCCGGGCTCGATTTCAGCATAGATGATCTGTTTTCGAATGGCCTGAAAAGCTTGTTGCTGTAAATTACTGCTCATCTTACTGAATCCCCCTTTGATTGGTTAATAATGAAAAGTGCTATATCAATTCTTTATTTTATCCGATGAAACCCAAAAAATCAAAAGCATGTTTTATTGAAAAGTTGATAAAACAAGTATCTGAGCATTTCATTTTTTTATGCATAAACTGGTATATCAAAATAACAGTACTAATATATCATTGAATATGCTTTATTAGCAATGAAATCGGTAATTTTAAAAGAATATGAAGAACAAAAAACAGAATGTAGTAGATAAAAAATTGTTTAAAAGAATCTAATTCTACCTTTTCTTCTGAATTAAAAAGTTACTTGTCTATTTTTTTAGTAGAAAACCAGGTGGTTTTGGTCCAACTGATATGTAAGATTTCTTAATTAGTTTTTTCGATTTTATGGGAATTATTTCTCATTTGGAAATAAATAAAAGGGAATGAAAACCTTAATTATATTGGGTTATTTAAGAATGTTGATTTGTAGAGGGGGTATAAATTTTTTCATTAAAAACAAAAAAATAGGTTGAAAGTTATGATTGTAAGCGCTATAATTGACGAAACTAGTATATTAGTATATCAAAAAAGAGGCATTCTTCTGTTTCTAGGAGGTGAAAACTAGAAGAGGTATCATCATTATATTCTGGGAGGAAAAATCATGAGTGAAATTATTATTGGCTTTTTGTTGATTGCTTCATTCTTTTTTATGGTCTGGTATTGTGTTAAGGGATTCAATCTGATGATTGGCTTTATTATTATGGCAACATTGTGGACAGCCTTAGGTATTATAGGAAATTCTATTTCACCGAATCCCGCAATGGAGGGGATGCAGTTGGTAGACATCTTGACCTATGTCTTTGCGACGGGTCCGGCAGAATATGCGAAATCGATTTTAGTCAATGTATTCTTCGGAGCGTTCTTCGGACGGGTATTAGTGGAAACTGGTATTGCAGCTACGTTGATTCGGAAAGTAGTAGAGCTAGGTGGGGATAAACCAAGAATAACGATGGGGCTTTTATGTGTTGTTACGGCAATTATTTTTATGACAATGACTGGCATTGGTCCGGTTATCTCCATCGCGGTGATCGTTTTACCGATCATGCTTTCTCTGGGTATTCCTGCACCGGTAGCAATGTTCAGCTTTATGGGATCG from Enterococcus sp. 9E7_DIV0242 includes these protein-coding regions:
- a CDS encoding GntR family transcriptional regulator, translating into MSSNLQQQAFQAIRKQIIYAEIEPGSKISEKALEDALHIGRTPIREALIQLRNQELVYTVPQSGTYVSKIDIETASHASFSRKLLEKAVLVECSARMTEKAGQVLENVIEDTRIAAENRDLRKFFHLDNVFHKTCFDIAGKAEVWEWLESFSTHLDRFRWLRLNVSELRWERIIEEHEQLLQAIMKQKLNEVSFLSSMHLHMIIEEQDKIIQTFPDFFTQGSKIQ
- the uxaC gene encoding glucuronate isomerase, giving the protein MFLDKNFLVPGKWGQKLFHTYAKQQPIVDYHCHLEAQTIYENKQYENLTQLWLNDQGVGDHYKWRLMRTNGVVEELVSGKGDDYQKYLAFVGTMEKAIGNPIYEWSHLELRRYFDIELTINQENAPMIWALANKKIRTNDYRPQELIRLMKVKAICTTDDPADSLEYHRKLASEVTDFKVLPTFRPDKIWSIDQVDYQEYLKKLEQLTGSRLHDFDSLKRLLTERIDYFAQAGCRLADHGLNHFVYEAATTEELDDILQKAQQGFCAFSQLEKNQFITAIQLHLMRVYLEQGWTMQMHLNAFRDDSRRLKAEIGANVGGDSMGDQPALTANVVKLLAVAEEGSGVPKLILYSLNPNDWLPLITAAQSFQGGGMQQRIQLGCAWWFNDTCEGMREQLTTVAQQSLLANFTGMLTDSRSFLSYPRHEYFRRVLCQLVGEWVEQGRLPEDEAYLGQIIEDICYNNAKNYFGFFDE